Genomic DNA from Clostridium sp. BJN0013:
TGAGATATCTATTGTAGGCTGAACCATAATGCTTCTTATAACTGGATGATGGTAAATCATATTATTAAAATTTCCACTTCCCATTTGAATACCCTGGTATGATAAAGTACATGGTGTCGTAATCATTTGATGAGGACTGGCTCCGCAGTTTATCATTTGAGTTTCCATGGCATGCGGAGTATTATAAAAATTGTTTACTCCAGATTGCATGGGAAGTCCGTAGTTAAAAGCAGTACATGAATTTAAATGGCTTGATGACATTGGAACAAATTTTAGCTGTTGTGCATTAACTCCCTGTTGATTTAAAGTATTAGTGTTCATTTGTATCATAGTATACCTCCTAAATTTTCTTAATTTTTACAGTAATTATTATTGCATATTAAGAGAAAAATTATTCAGAAATAAAAATTTATACATGTAATATAAAACTTTATTCTTAAAGGATTAATTTACTATTGACAAAATGGCTAAAAAAGTATATCATTAACTACAAATTTAAATGAAAATTTCTTATCGAGAGTAGTGGAGGGACTGGCCCTATGATACTCGGCAACCTGAATATTTTTTATATATCAATGGTGCTAATTCCAGCAGGTTAAACCTGAAAGATGAGAGAAACGGTTAATATAGCTTTCTATAGTTTCTCTATAGGAAGTTTTTTTATTTGATTGGCTAGACAAACTGGAGGTCAAATTTTATCTATTATAGAGTTTTTTAAGTGTAATCTCTATGATATGTAGAATTTGGCCTCTTCTTCATTATATAGTACTTTATGAAAGTATATCTAAATTAGGAAAAGAGGAGATTTTCATGAGTGAAAAATTTAAAATAGGAACAAAAGCAGTACAAGGAGGATATTCGCCTAAGTCAGGTGATCCCAGGGTAGTTTCAATAGTTCAAAGTACATCATATAAATATGACAGTTTTGATGAAGTGGCAAATGTAGCAGCAGTGAGTGCAGATGTAACAGCATTAAATAAACAAGGAGGATATCTGTATACAAGAGTAGGAAATCCAACGGTGACAGCACTTGAAAAAAAATATGTAGAATTACAAGGTGGTGTTGAAGCAATTGCTACTGCATCGGGACAATCAGCAGTAGTTTATTCCATAATAAATATTGCAAATTCAGGAGATCACATTATTGCAAATTCAAATCTATATGGAGGTACATATAATCTTTTTAATACAATTATACCTAAGTTAGGGATTAATGTATCCTTTATGGATCCTGTGGCTTCTGAAGAAGAAATTTTAGCGGCAGCAACAGAAAAGACTAAACTGATATTTGGGGAAACCATAGGAAATCCAGGACTTAATGTATTAGATTTTGACAAATTTTCTTCTGTGGCAACAAAATTGGATATACCATTTATTGTTGATAATACTATAGCAACACCTTATCTTATAAATCCATTTGAATATGGAGCAAATATAGTGGTTCATTCTACTACTAAATACTCAGATGGGCATGCAGTATCCCTTGGAGGAATAATTATTGATGGAGGAAACTTTAATTGGGCAAATGGAAAATTTCCTGATTATACCACTCCAACTGGTCCCTATGATGTGGTATTTGTCAATGAATTTGGAAAACGTGCTTTTTCAGGAAAATTAAGAACCAATTTAGTTGAAGAATTTGGTGCGGCGCCAGCTCCATTTAATGCATTTTTAACAAATCTGGGATTGGAAACTTTACATTTAAGAATGGAAAGACATTCATACAATGCTTTAAATTTAGCTAAATACCTTTCAAATCATCCTAAAATTCAATGGGTCAGATATCCCTATCTGGAATGGGATCCAGAATATGAAAGAGCAAAAAAATATTTAAATGGAGGAGCAAGTGGAATTTTAACTTTTGGGGTAAAGGGGGGAATTGAAGCGGCAAAAACTTTAGGAGAAAATTTAAAATTAGCTTCCATAGTTGTTAATTTAGGTGATGTAAGAACCTATGTAATCCATCCTGCAAGTACAACCCATTTGGCATTATCGGAAGAACAACAAAGAGAGGCAGGAGTGACGCCTGAATTAATCAGGGTGTCTGTAGGAATTGAAGATATTGAAGATATAATAGCAGATTTTCAGCAGGCTTTAGATAGAGTCTGAAATAGGTAATTTTAAAAATACAGAGGTGTAATATATATGGGTATAAATAATATAGAAGTAACTCCAACTGTGAAATCAAATACTGTATATATATCTGAAACATTTTTTTATAAGGATGCTCAGGGGGTGGATATTTTTACTGAAAAGTGGTATCCAACTAAAGGTAAGGATATATATGGCGTTATACAAGTGGCCCATGGTATGGGAGAAACTACTGATTATTATAGAGAATTTAGCCAGGAGATGGTTAAAGCTGGTTTTATTGTATATATTAATGAGGGACGTGGACATGGTAGAACAGCAGGAGACATAAATGAACCATCCTATGCAGAAAATGCAGGATATATGGGAGAAGATGGAATAAACTGGATGGTTGAAGATATAAAATTATTGACGGATATTATAAAAAGGCAGAACCCGGCATTGCCAAA
This window encodes:
- a CDS encoding Hsp20/alpha crystallin family protein; amino-acid sequence: MIQMNTNTLNQQGVNAQQLKFVPMSSSHLNSCTAFNYGLPMQSGVNNFYNTPHAMETQMINCGASPHQMITTPCTLSYQGIQMGSGNFNNMIYHHPVIRSIMVQPTIDISETSSDIMISAYVSDAPVNDLNLNVSNDSLTISGTLLNGDNQLVLNRTVPLSTSVRAEAVEATLQSGVLEIRLPKSEKFSRTIQTCHNTGNIMTSN
- a CDS encoding O-acetylhomoserine aminocarboxypropyltransferase/cysteine synthase family protein; amino-acid sequence: MSEKFKIGTKAVQGGYSPKSGDPRVVSIVQSTSYKYDSFDEVANVAAVSADVTALNKQGGYLYTRVGNPTVTALEKKYVELQGGVEAIATASGQSAVVYSIINIANSGDHIIANSNLYGGTYNLFNTIIPKLGINVSFMDPVASEEEILAAATEKTKLIFGETIGNPGLNVLDFDKFSSVATKLDIPFIVDNTIATPYLINPFEYGANIVVHSTTKYSDGHAVSLGGIIIDGGNFNWANGKFPDYTTPTGPYDVVFVNEFGKRAFSGKLRTNLVEEFGAAPAPFNAFLTNLGLETLHLRMERHSYNALNLAKYLSNHPKIQWVRYPYLEWDPEYERAKKYLNGGASGILTFGVKGGIEAAKTLGENLKLASIVVNLGDVRTYVIHPASTTHLALSEEQQREAGVTPELIRVSVGIEDIEDIIADFQQALDRV